GTGGACTACGACCGCCTGGTCCACCGCATCGGCGTGCAGTTGCAGGAAGCCTCCCTGCCTTCCCGGCTCAAGGTGCGGGAAATCTTTGCCCTCTTTGCCGCGTTCTGCGAGCGTACCCTGCCTGTAGAGATGCTCCTGGAGCGCCTGGGCTTGAAGGAACAGGCGAACACCTTCTTCGGTAAACTTTCTGGCGGGCAGAAGCAGCGGGTTTTCGCCGCGCTGGCCCTGCTCAACGACCCCGAAGTGGTCTTCCTGGACGAAATCACCACCGGCCTGGACGCGCACATCCGCCGCGACATCTGGGCCTTCCTCCAGGAACTGCGACGCCAGGGCAAGACCATCATCCTGACCTCCCACTACCTGGAGGAAGCCCAGGCCCTGTGCGACCGGGTGGTCATCCTGGACCGGGGCAAGGCCGTGGCCCAGGGCCGGCCGCTGGACCTGGTGCAGGCGCTGGCCTGGGCCTTTCGGCTGGAAGTGGAGCCGCTGGACACTGCGGCGGTGCCCGCAGACCTGGCCTATCTGCCCGGCGTACGGCGGGTTTCGTCCGAGAACGGCGCGTTGGTGCTGGAACTGGCCGAGCCATCCGCGCTGGAGCAGGTGCTGGCCGCGTTGCGCAGTCATGGCGTGGGCTATCGGGCCATCCGCGCCCGCGCGGCCTCCTTGGAAGACGTTTTCCTGGCCTGCACCCGGCAACAGCCGGCATCCTGAGGATGAGAGGGAACTGGTGATTACTCAGATCTCTGGGAAAAGAGAAAAGGGCTCTGCTCCTTTGGCATAAATAAACCAAATCCCAATACCAGGAGCAGAGCCTGTGGAAGGTTTACCGCAAAATTGGCAATAGTTGGCCCAGGCAACCGAGAAAGCCCTGAAAGATTTTTTACAACCCTTCACGCGCATTTCCCAGACCCAACGGCTAAGAGCCTATCTCTAAACCTCGCATTTGCGCCAACAGATGATGGCGCAGGCGAAAAACAGCAGGGACAGATAATTGCTCGCCTTCTTCTCCCAGCGAATCAGCAACCGACGAAAGCGATTGAGCCATGAATGAGTCACTTCGACCACCCAGCGGCGCGACTTGCGTCGGCCCGGCTTGCGCTGGCGTTTTTTTGGGCGTTCTCCTTGTCCGGCACATGGATTTCGTAGCCATGTGCCTGCGCCACCTGACGGCAGGGTTCGCCGCTGTAAGCTTTGTCCAGACACAGATTCTGCGGGACGGTTTGCGGGTCAGGTCGCTCCACCGGCATGGTATCCAGCGTGGACTCCAGCAACGCGCTATCCGGCGTGTTCGCCCCGCTGACCACGATCGACAACGGCACACCCTGCTCATCCACCAACAGACTGCGCTTGACGCCCCTTTTGGCGCGATCCGTAGGGTTTTTGCCTGTCTTTTCGCCCCCCAGCGGGGCCTTGGTCATCGCCCCGTCGCCCGCTTGCCACTTCCAGGCGATCCCTTTGACCTCGTCATACTCCGCCAAACCCGCCTGCCACATGCGCTTGAAGACGCCCGCCTGCACCCAGCGCTGAAAGTAGCGATGGACTGTCTTTCCCGATCCATACTCTTTCGGCATGGCGTTCCACGGAATGCCGGTTCGCAGCGCGTACAAGATGCCGGTCATGGTCTTGCGCCGGTCTGCTGCCGGCCGCCCACCGATGTGTTTGCGCTGCCGTCCGCGTCCGCGATAGCGCGACTTCGGTTGGGGCAACAACGGTTCAATGCGCGCCCACAGACTATCAGACAGCTCCCAACTTGCAACGTCGGCGTATCGCGTCCCACTGGTATTATCCATATCCCTATTATGGCTCGTTCCGTAAGTTTAGAGATAGGTTCTAAAGTGCAACGGCGAAGCCTTGATTCAAGGTTTGCTGGTCAGCCAGTCTCCTCACATCGCCAAAGCCATGGGGAGCGGAGGCGAGCCCAACGCCAGCGCCTGGGCGCAAGCAACGTGGGGCTATCGCCTGGTGCACAATAGGCGGGTGAACGTCTGGCAGTGGACCAAAAGCCTGTATCGCCTGGCCCAACGTACCGTGCACGAAGCGGGGGCTGAGGCGTTGGTCGTGGCGATTGACCCCGTCCAGTTTGAAAAGCCCTCTGCGCAGCGGGTGCAGGGGGTGAGCAAGGCGCACAAAAGTACGCCCCCAATCTCAAGGTAGAAGCGCGCTTGACCTGGGGTTACCCGGCCATCACGGCCACGGTGGTCAACCTTTCTCGCCCGGCGACGACGTATGCCCATTGGTTTTCCTATCGTGCCGAGGACTTTGTCAGTCAAAAGTGGAAGATGCCCAAAGGGTCTATCAAGATTGGCGTCTGCGACACCGCATTGAAGACGGCTATCGTTTTGACCAGGAAGCAGGATTGGACATTGAGCAAGTGATGGTGCATTCGTTGGCGGGCATGCAACGCATGTTTGTGGCCGTGCTGTGGGCAATGCACTTGATTACCCACCTCCTGGGGACCTGGCCTCAGGAGGTGCTCGTGTGGCTTCAGCGGCTGGGAGGACAAATTCCACCGACTCGAAAGCGCAACGGGCTATACCGCTTGCTCTGGGGAGTAGCTGGGCTATAGATTACCGTTTCCACTCTCAAACTGCTCAACACCTTTTGGGTAATCACGTATGCATAAGACTTGACCGGCGCAAGGGATAAGTTACAATACCAACTGGTCATGACATCATGAACACCTGGCAATCCGTCCCCAGCTTGGATAAGCGTGATCCCACGCCGTTGTATTGCCAGCTCAAGGAGGTGATTCTGTCGCAGATCGATTCTGGCGCATGGTCGCCGGGGATGCAGTTGCC
The window above is part of the Candidatus Roseilinea sp. genome. Proteins encoded here:
- a CDS encoding hypothetical protein (possible pseudo, frameshifted), with the protein product MDNTSGTRYADVASWELSDSLWARIEPLLPQPKSRYRGRGRQRKHIGGRPAADRRKTMTGILYALRTGIPWNAMPKEYGSGKTVHRYFQRWVQAGVFKRMWQAGLAEYDEVKGIAWKWQAGDGAMTKAPLGGEKTGKNPTDRAKRGVKRSLLVDEQGVPLSIVVSGANTPDSALLESTLDTMPVERPDPQTVPQNLCLDKAYSGEPCRQVAQAHGYEIHVPDKENAQKNASASRADASRAAGWSK